One segment of Thermodesulfobacteriota bacterium DNA contains the following:
- a CDS encoding ABC transporter ATP-binding protein, producing the protein MLQVQALQKSFDGFLAVNDTALNVEKGDVVAVIGPNGAGKTTLFHLITGQLAPTSGTILFKEENIAGLAPYLVCRKGISRSYQVVNIFNRLTVFENVQVAVLSYRKKTFNIFRPAKTMAVAETRKILESVGLIDKSEMTSGSLSHGDQKVLEIAIALGNRPELLILDEPTAGMSPEETAVTLRLMKRLSGDLGLTILFCEHDMGMVFSIASQIMVMQQGKSIIQGPPDEVRNNQQVREAYLGGADQCST; encoded by the coding sequence ATGCTTCAAGTTCAAGCCCTTCAAAAATCGTTTGACGGATTTCTGGCGGTCAACGATACCGCGCTCAATGTTGAAAAAGGTGATGTGGTTGCCGTGATCGGGCCCAATGGTGCCGGAAAAACCACTTTGTTTCATCTAATCACCGGCCAGCTCGCACCGACTTCTGGGACTATTTTGTTCAAGGAAGAAAATATCGCCGGGCTGGCACCCTATCTGGTTTGTCGCAAAGGAATCAGCCGATCCTATCAGGTGGTCAATATCTTCAACCGCCTCACCGTATTTGAAAATGTTCAGGTTGCTGTTCTCTCTTATCGAAAAAAAACCTTCAATATCTTCCGTCCGGCAAAAACCATGGCTGTGGCTGAAACGCGGAAAATTTTAGAAAGTGTTGGCCTCATAGACAAGTCGGAGATGACCAGCGGATCCCTGTCTCACGGTGATCAAAAAGTTCTGGAAATTGCAATTGCCTTGGGGAACCGTCCCGAGTTGCTTATTCTGGATGAACCCACTGCCGGTATGTCACCGGAAGAAACCGCTGTAACACTTCGGCTAATGAAGAGGCTATCCGGTGATCTCGGGCTTACCATTCTGTTCTGTGAGCACGATATGGGAATGGTGTTCTCCATTGCCAGCCAGATCATGGTCATGCAGCAGGGAAAATCGATTATCCAGGGTCCTCCGGACGAGGTGCGAAATAACCAACAGGTACGGGAAGCCTATTTGGGAGGTGCAGACCAATGCTCCACGTAG
- a CDS encoding branched-chain amino acid ABC transporter permease, whose protein sequence is MTPFKALFSKKTTIIGIVMLAVLLLLPQFLPRFYVYLFALIFAICLLATSLNMVLGFGGMYQFHHAVFYGFGAYAFALFVTKSGLPPWIGYVIAPFCSALLGLVLGLITVRLTKLYFGMLQISLGSLVWAITYRWYSFTGGDDGIHGIPIPDLIGASTGAYYFNLIVTAVCLLLMYMIVNSPFGRTFQGIRDNPERCQAVGVNVQRQQLVGQVIAAFFAGIAGTLFVTVEGSVFPDLMFWTFSLEILIMCLLGGWFIFMGPALGAAIIITLRTFVGIYTEYWTLILGIVLMLLIFFLPEGVLGLFLKKVVPAEKREG, encoded by the coding sequence ATGACCCCATTTAAAGCCCTGTTTAGTAAAAAGACAACCATTATCGGTATAGTGATGCTGGCAGTACTTTTGTTATTGCCCCAGTTCCTGCCGAGGTTTTACGTCTACCTTTTCGCACTCATTTTTGCCATCTGTCTTCTGGCCACCAGCCTCAATATGGTCCTGGGGTTCGGCGGCATGTACCAGTTTCATCATGCGGTTTTTTACGGATTTGGTGCCTATGCCTTTGCTTTATTCGTCACCAAATCCGGACTGCCCCCGTGGATTGGTTATGTGATCGCGCCCTTTTGTTCCGCTCTTCTCGGACTTGTGCTGGGGCTGATTACCGTACGATTGACCAAGCTCTATTTCGGCATGCTGCAAATTTCCCTCGGATCCCTGGTCTGGGCAATTACCTATCGCTGGTATTCCTTTACCGGGGGAGACGACGGTATCCACGGTATTCCCATTCCGGATCTGATCGGCGCGTCCACGGGTGCGTACTATTTCAATCTGATCGTTACAGCGGTCTGCCTGTTGTTGATGTACATGATCGTCAATTCGCCCTTCGGGAGAACCTTTCAAGGGATCCGGGATAACCCTGAACGATGCCAGGCAGTCGGTGTTAATGTGCAGAGGCAGCAACTGGTGGGCCAGGTAATTGCAGCATTTTTTGCCGGGATCGCCGGGACCCTGTTTGTTACCGTTGAAGGATCGGTATTCCCCGATCTGATGTTCTGGACCTTCTCTCTGGAAATTCTTATCATGTGTCTGCTGGGTGGTTGGTTCATTTTCATGGGCCCTGCACTGGGAGCCGCAATAATCATTACCTTGAGAACTTTCGTCGGGATTTACACTGAATACTGGACCCTGATTCTAGGCATTGTGTTAATGCTGCTTATTTTCTTTTTGCCGGAAGGCGTGCTCGGTCTGTTTCTCAAAAAGGTTGTGCCTGCTGAAAAGAGGGAGGGATAG
- a CDS encoding branched-chain amino acid ABC transporter permease, translated as MEFASNITIAALFQQVLVGLSRTTILFIVASGLSLVLGVLRIPNVAHGSLYMIGAFLAFAIATLFGGGPSGFWIALFLAPIGVAMISFIVERGLFCHLYEREHLMLLLFTFAFTLVFGDLVKLVWGSDYRSLTAPVFMQGSFSISGFPFPRYNLFLLVVGPLVAAGLWFLTNKTKIGKIARAAAVDREMVGAIGINVSWVFAAVFVIGCFLAGLGGALVAPTQNITQGMDHAIIIEAFLIVIIGGLGNIWGALLGALIFGLTDSIGILVWPQFAIVFPYIAVITVLMLRPKGLLKSTW; from the coding sequence ATGGAATTTGCATCCAACATCACAATTGCGGCTCTTTTTCAGCAAGTTCTGGTGGGGCTGAGCCGGACAACGATTCTATTCATCGTTGCTTCCGGTCTCAGCCTCGTCCTTGGGGTTTTACGAATTCCGAATGTTGCCCACGGGTCTTTGTATATGATTGGCGCATTTTTAGCTTTTGCGATCGCCACACTTTTTGGCGGCGGTCCGTCAGGATTCTGGATCGCTCTTTTCCTTGCTCCCATTGGTGTGGCTATGATCAGCTTCATTGTTGAGAGGGGACTTTTTTGCCATCTGTACGAAAGAGAACATTTAATGCTACTTTTGTTTACCTTTGCTTTCACTCTCGTATTTGGAGATCTTGTGAAACTTGTGTGGGGCTCGGATTACAGGAGCCTGACCGCTCCAGTATTTATGCAGGGTTCCTTTTCCATCTCTGGGTTTCCTTTCCCGCGATATAATCTGTTTTTGCTGGTCGTGGGACCTCTGGTGGCAGCAGGTTTGTGGTTTTTAACCAACAAAACTAAAATAGGCAAAATTGCACGCGCTGCTGCCGTGGACCGTGAGATGGTGGGAGCAATCGGTATTAATGTCAGCTGGGTATTTGCAGCAGTATTTGTCATAGGATGTTTTCTTGCGGGTCTGGGAGGGGCTCTCGTTGCTCCGACACAGAATATCACCCAAGGAATGGATCATGCAATTATTATTGAAGCTTTCCTCATTGTTATCATAGGTGGCCTGGGAAATATATGGGGCGCATTGCTGGGAGCTCTCATTTTTGGTCTGACAGATTCAATAGGAATTCTGGTGTGGCCGCAATTTGCCATTGTTTTTCCTTATATTGCAGTTATTACGGTTCTTATGCTTCGTCCAAAAGGACTACTTAAATCGACATGGTAG
- a CDS encoding ABC transporter substrate-binding protein translates to MKKGSKWIILIAILVIAAIVVYYISKPPEVVLPLKVGIVDCYSGPASTYTNDVRDAFKLAVDDINAKGGVLGRKIEFVTRDSKFKVDIGLSAAKELVMKENVDILMGTINSSLALAISDLAKNEKIPFLATFSKSAKITGAKGHRYVFSITENSALAGKAGAVGLAKKPYKKYWIAGDDYEYGHAIADGVWNNLKKMKPEVELLGQSWWKVGEPDFTPYITAILSAKPDAVIIATGGRDCVPFLKAAKATGFNEKVPFYMHTATELSTLKPLGLNAPEGVIGTSNYFFYYPETNENQDFAKKFQAAYNRYPAVGAVYGFMAADFIKKAYEKAGKIDTEKFIDALEGMTVDTPVGKVTMRAYDHQAMLPMFMGTTKKVEGYDFLIATDIVTIPGEDVMPSIEEIKMARKK, encoded by the coding sequence ATGAAAAAGGGATCTAAATGGATTATTTTAATAGCAATTTTGGTTATAGCAGCTATAGTTGTCTACTATATATCTAAGCCACCTGAAGTTGTTCTTCCCCTAAAAGTAGGGATTGTGGACTGTTATAGCGGTCCAGCAAGCACTTATACAAATGACGTAAGGGATGCATTCAAGCTGGCTGTTGATGATATTAACGCCAAGGGCGGAGTACTTGGAAGAAAAATCGAGTTTGTAACCCGTGACAGCAAGTTTAAGGTGGATATCGGTCTGAGCGCCGCGAAAGAATTGGTCATGAAAGAAAATGTGGATATACTCATGGGAACAATCAACAGCTCTCTTGCACTGGCTATCTCCGACCTAGCTAAAAATGAAAAAATTCCATTTTTGGCAACTTTTTCTAAAAGTGCTAAAATTACCGGAGCAAAGGGCCACAGATATGTGTTTTCCATTACGGAGAACTCAGCTTTGGCCGGAAAGGCCGGAGCCGTCGGCTTGGCAAAAAAACCGTATAAAAAATACTGGATTGCTGGTGATGATTATGAGTACGGCCATGCCATTGCAGACGGCGTATGGAATAATTTGAAAAAAATGAAACCCGAAGTAGAGCTACTTGGTCAATCCTGGTGGAAAGTGGGAGAACCTGATTTTACACCATATATTACCGCCATCCTTTCAGCAAAACCGGATGCAGTAATTATTGCCACTGGAGGTCGGGATTGTGTTCCGTTTTTAAAAGCGGCCAAAGCAACAGGTTTTAACGAGAAAGTTCCTTTTTATATGCATACAGCCACAGAGCTTTCTACGTTGAAACCCTTGGGGTTAAATGCTCCGGAAGGAGTAATTGGGACTTCCAATTACTTTTTTTATTATCCCGAAACAAACGAAAATCAAGATTTTGCAAAAAAGTTCCAGGCGGCTTATAACCGATACCCTGCAGTAGGAGCCGTATATGGATTTATGGCTGCCGATTTTATTAAAAAAGCTTATGAAAAGGCAGGCAAAATCGATACCGAAAAATTCATTGATGCCCTTGAAGGAATGACGGTAGATACGCCGGTGGGCAAAGTTACCATGCGTGCGTACGATCACCAGGCCATGCTTCCCATGTTTATGGGCACAACTAAGAAAGTAGAAGGATATGATTTCCTTATTGCCACCGATATAGTGACTATACCAGGCGAAGATGTAATGCCGTCTATTGAAGAGATTAAAATGGCAAGGAAGAAATAA
- a CDS encoding TIGR03545 family protein — MQFLLKLFKALNSAQTPWQVTFAITLGMVVGLTPLSGIQTVVIFFLAFLLNIHLGLFLASSAFFAGIGYLFDPIFERIGYALLTSQGLNGWWTAWYNNGLMRLSYFNSTLVLGSTVIALLAAAPLYFLLGWSINHYREALGSVLSKFPKLGLFGILQASGKKDPLLRWWGAGVFAGVAAVLIAFAIFLADPLAKWALEGGASQLLQRDVRIGSVDIRFTEGAVDINRLEVAGSKEGFDAVSMEHIGFDIDLNALLFNRTHIEKAAINGMGFHTKATLKKSVPKKDEDVPAGKSEEKSDDAFSMPALELPDPKQVLANANLKSVKVYEKAQAEVTRIRAKWDDVAKNEFSDKALKELENDYKALKRKASSNDPGQLLQLKDDLKAFERKLKKREKQIKSIEKEFNTDQKRVGSLLAAIKNAPKNDFNKLKSTYSLDDKGAMNLVATLLGEKVKGYMAMAEKYYSMLAPYLKSEAKPEEKLPPRGQGRWIKFAMKVLNPDLLIKKTEIDGILDEQKFSATISNITDRQKELGRPITFEASSDGRNIRGLKISGEDNRLGKGVIDRLSFSAKKLPLDEMVVSSMTLSNTALGFNGDLVISDAKTMNGRTNLRFRDADIKIDNLKGKTAKVVSDVLKSINRFNADVTLGGELDSPKVSVKTDLDKKLSSALSVGLKKQAARYEKELKGLLDSQMRERLASFNDEAANIVDINTLAGSQSSALGNLGSNASGLITGGALKKLLKF; from the coding sequence ATGCAGTTTTTGCTAAAGCTTTTTAAAGCGCTTAATTCAGCACAGACACCCTGGCAAGTCACCTTTGCCATTACCCTAGGTATGGTTGTGGGTTTGACTCCTCTTTCAGGTATCCAGACTGTGGTAATCTTTTTCCTTGCCTTTTTACTCAATATACATTTGGGACTCTTCTTGGCCTCTTCAGCGTTTTTTGCCGGAATCGGTTACCTGTTCGACCCGATTTTTGAGCGGATCGGTTATGCGCTGCTTACCAGCCAAGGGCTGAACGGATGGTGGACCGCATGGTATAACAACGGATTGATGCGCTTGAGCTACTTCAATAGCACTTTGGTGCTTGGCTCGACTGTAATCGCACTCTTAGCCGCAGCGCCGCTCTATTTTCTGCTGGGTTGGAGCATCAACCATTATCGTGAGGCGCTCGGATCGGTATTGTCAAAATTTCCCAAGCTTGGTCTTTTCGGCATTCTGCAGGCGAGCGGGAAAAAAGATCCATTACTGCGCTGGTGGGGTGCGGGTGTTTTTGCCGGTGTGGCTGCTGTTTTGATCGCCTTTGCGATATTTCTGGCTGATCCGCTTGCAAAATGGGCCCTTGAGGGCGGTGCCAGCCAACTGCTTCAGCGCGATGTTCGCATCGGGTCGGTCGATATCCGTTTCACTGAAGGAGCAGTGGATATCAACCGGCTTGAAGTCGCCGGATCGAAAGAGGGGTTCGATGCGGTTTCCATGGAACATATCGGTTTTGACATAGACCTCAATGCATTGCTGTTTAACCGGACGCATATTGAAAAGGCTGCCATCAACGGAATGGGGTTTCACACCAAAGCAACCCTTAAGAAATCGGTGCCTAAAAAAGATGAAGATGTTCCTGCGGGAAAATCGGAAGAAAAAAGCGATGACGCGTTTTCTATGCCGGCATTGGAGCTGCCCGATCCCAAGCAAGTGCTGGCCAATGCAAATTTGAAATCGGTCAAAGTGTATGAAAAAGCTCAGGCAGAAGTTACTAGGATCCGTGCAAAATGGGATGATGTAGCAAAAAACGAGTTTTCCGATAAGGCACTTAAGGAGTTGGAAAACGATTATAAGGCTCTCAAACGAAAAGCGTCATCCAACGATCCAGGTCAGCTTTTACAACTTAAAGACGACCTTAAGGCTTTTGAGAGAAAGCTAAAGAAACGTGAAAAGCAAATTAAATCCATTGAAAAAGAGTTTAATACCGACCAGAAACGCGTCGGGTCATTGTTAGCAGCGATTAAAAATGCGCCGAAGAATGATTTTAACAAATTAAAATCGACCTACTCGCTGGACGACAAAGGAGCAATGAACCTGGTTGCTACCCTCCTTGGCGAAAAAGTGAAAGGGTATATGGCCATGGCTGAAAAATACTACTCGATGTTGGCACCCTATCTAAAGAGTGAAGCTAAGCCTGAAGAAAAATTGCCCCCCCGCGGTCAAGGGCGTTGGATTAAGTTTGCCATGAAGGTCTTAAATCCGGACCTGCTTATTAAGAAGACGGAGATTGACGGAATCCTGGATGAGCAAAAATTCTCGGCCACAATTAGCAATATAACAGATCGGCAAAAAGAACTGGGGCGGCCGATTACCTTTGAGGCATCAAGCGATGGGAGAAATATACGTGGCTTAAAAATAAGCGGGGAAGATAACAGACTGGGCAAAGGCGTTATCGATCGCCTTTCCTTTAGTGCGAAAAAGCTCCCGCTTGATGAAATGGTGGTTTCGTCTATGACATTAAGCAATACGGCGCTTGGTTTTAACGGTGATCTTGTAATTAGCGATGCAAAGACCATGAACGGAAGGACTAATTTAAGATTTCGTGACGCCGATATTAAAATAGACAATCTTAAGGGAAAAACCGCTAAGGTGGTTTCAGATGTGCTTAAAAGCATCAATCGCTTCAATGCTGATGTCACCCTTGGTGGGGAGCTTGACTCTCCCAAGGTTAGTGTAAAAACCGATCTTGATAAAAAACTTTCCAGCGCCTTGAGTGTTGGTCTGAAAAAGCAGGCGGCACGTTATGAGAAAGAGTTAAAAGGACTGCTCGATAGTCAGATGCGAGAACGTCTGGCTTCCTTCAACGATGAAGCCGCCAATATCGTCGATATCAATACCCTTGCAGGCAGTCAAAGCAGTGCTTTGGGTAATTTAGGCTCAAATGCAAGTGGTCTGATTACTGGTGGTGCGCTTAAAAAGCTGCTTAAATTTTAA
- a CDS encoding rubrerythrin family protein, whose amino-acid sequence MVKFRESQTAKNLHTSFAAETQARTRYNFFANKAREEGFIQIAKIFDETAGQEFEHALRFFKFFNGGELEIKWTFPTGVIKDTRANLLSAAALEKYVSEDMYARFANIAQDEGFERAEDTFNNIIVSEKHHEQLYLELAENIATDRVFQKEEEKVWRCLSCGYIHTGKEAPEKCPACVKPTGYFELLCENW is encoded by the coding sequence ATGGTTAAGTTCAGGGAAAGTCAAACAGCAAAAAATCTTCATACCTCTTTTGCAGCAGAAACCCAGGCCAGGACCAGATATAATTTTTTTGCCAACAAGGCCCGGGAGGAAGGGTTTATCCAGATAGCAAAAATATTTGATGAAACCGCAGGCCAGGAATTCGAACACGCCCTGAGGTTTTTTAAATTTTTTAACGGGGGGGAGCTTGAAATAAAATGGACCTTTCCCACCGGTGTGATCAAAGACACCCGTGCCAATCTGCTTTCGGCTGCAGCTCTGGAAAAATATGTCAGCGAAGACATGTATGCCAGATTTGCCAACATAGCTCAGGATGAAGGATTTGAAAGAGCTGAAGATACGTTCAACAATATTATCGTATCGGAAAAACATCATGAACAACTCTATCTTGAGCTGGCTGAAAATATTGCAACGGACAGGGTCTTTCAAAAGGAGGAAGAAAAAGTATGGCGCTGCCTGAGCTGCGGATACATTCATACCGGAAAAGAAGCACCGGAAAAGTGCCCAGCCTGTGTAAAACCGACCGGTTATTTTGAACTGCTATGTGAAAACTGGTAA
- a CDS encoding ferredoxin encodes MKVTITKQCMGDRNCNDLCPEIFEYDEDQLKSTVKMDEIPEHLKEVVRRAADECGADAIIIEE; translated from the coding sequence ATGAAAGTAACCATTACCAAACAATGCATGGGTGACAGGAACTGCAACGATCTTTGTCCTGAAATTTTTGAGTATGATGAAGATCAATTGAAATCCACCGTTAAAATGGATGAAATTCCGGAGCATTTAAAAGAAGTTGTTCGCCGGGCTGCTGATGAATGCGGCGCCGATGCAATTATTATCGAAGAATAA
- the ppdK gene encoding pyruvate, phosphate dikinase: MAKKWVYFFDEVDQAEAYLGGSWEDVRGFLGGKGANLGEMTRIGVPVPHGFTITTEACNAYLDSKETMPEGMWDQTREALKRIEVETGKTFGNPENPLLVSCRSGGKFSMPGMMDTVLNIGLNDDTAKGMIKLTGDERFVYDSYRRLVQMFGSVVMEVTDEVFEEVLTKTRDKAGVKNDAELSADDWKEVTHKFKLIFKKQTGQAFPADPYKQLQMATEAVFKSWNGKRAIDYRNAAGISHDLGTAVNVVTMVFGNMGDDSATGVALTRNGSTGEKHIEGDYLVNAQGEDVVAGIRLTDDILKLKDEMPSVYAEFEQICEKLEKHYREMQDVEFTIEKGKLWMLQTRDGKRTAQAAVRIAVDMAQEGLITREEAVLRVAPEQVDFFLHPQFSHEATRAARERGQLLAHGLNVSPGAAFGVVALDADLAEEWAKGGKEVIMVRPETKPDDVHGMLASQGILTSRGGRTSHAALVARQFGKPAVVGVSKLEIDMGKRQIFVKNSVIHEGDWISIDGTAGEVYLGKLETVVPDIEDPYLMKILSWADSFRTLGVWTNADYPEDAHRARQYGAEGIGLCRTEHMFFDAERLPHIHKMIMTDLPIERREALDALLPFQRDDFAGLFRAMDGLPVITRLIDPPLHEFLPNHIDLMRELTDLKLRLKHAGTLEDVNNLLGKISEKERILKRVESLREDNPMLGLRGVRLGIQIPELTIMQVRAIFEAACLVTKEGVEVHPEVMIPLTSHANELKVQREILESEAKKVMDEQDTQVDYKFGTMIEIPRAALTADKMAEFASFISFGTNDLTQTTFGISRDDAEAGFLIQYMEDKILPDNPFATIDLEGVGALMEMAIKKGRSVNPDLECGICGEHGGDPKSIALCHKLGLNYVSCSTFRVPIARLAAAHAALRG; this comes from the coding sequence ATGGCTAAAAAATGGGTTTATTTTTTTGATGAAGTGGATCAGGCAGAAGCATATCTAGGTGGAAGTTGGGAAGATGTGCGTGGATTTCTGGGCGGGAAAGGAGCTAATCTTGGGGAAATGACGCGTATCGGTGTGCCGGTACCACATGGATTTACGATTACGACCGAAGCCTGTAACGCGTATCTTGATTCTAAAGAAACGATGCCCGAAGGAATGTGGGACCAGACTAGAGAGGCTTTAAAGAGAATAGAAGTGGAAACCGGAAAGACTTTCGGTAACCCTGAAAATCCGCTTCTGGTTTCATGCCGGTCAGGAGGAAAATTTTCCATGCCCGGAATGATGGACACTGTTTTAAACATCGGTTTAAATGATGATACAGCCAAGGGCATGATAAAGTTAACCGGTGACGAGCGCTTTGTATACGATTCCTATCGCCGCCTGGTGCAGATGTTCGGCAGTGTGGTCATGGAAGTTACCGATGAGGTTTTTGAAGAGGTGCTTACCAAAACCCGCGACAAAGCCGGGGTGAAAAACGATGCGGAATTGTCAGCCGATGACTGGAAAGAGGTCACCCATAAGTTCAAATTAATTTTTAAAAAGCAAACCGGGCAAGCTTTTCCCGCTGATCCCTATAAACAGCTTCAAATGGCGACGGAGGCGGTGTTTAAAAGCTGGAACGGCAAGCGTGCCATTGATTACCGCAATGCCGCCGGTATTTCCCATGATCTGGGAACAGCCGTTAACGTCGTCACCATGGTTTTCGGAAACATGGGAGATGACAGTGCCACCGGTGTGGCTTTGACACGTAACGGTTCCACCGGAGAAAAACACATAGAAGGAGATTATCTGGTAAACGCCCAGGGCGAGGATGTGGTTGCCGGAATCCGTTTGACCGATGATATCCTCAAGCTAAAAGATGAAATGCCGTCGGTCTATGCCGAGTTCGAGCAGATCTGCGAAAAACTTGAAAAACACTATCGCGAGATGCAGGATGTGGAATTTACGATCGAAAAGGGTAAACTCTGGATGCTTCAAACACGGGACGGTAAGCGCACCGCCCAGGCGGCCGTTCGTATCGCTGTCGATATGGCTCAAGAGGGTCTGATCACACGGGAGGAGGCGGTTCTGCGTGTGGCTCCGGAACAGGTCGATTTCTTTTTGCATCCGCAGTTCAGTCACGAAGCCACACGCGCTGCCAGGGAGAGAGGACAGCTGCTGGCTCACGGTCTCAATGTTTCGCCTGGTGCCGCCTTCGGTGTGGTCGCTCTTGATGCAGATTTAGCAGAAGAATGGGCCAAAGGCGGTAAGGAAGTGATCATGGTTCGTCCTGAGACCAAGCCGGATGATGTGCATGGCATGCTTGCGTCTCAAGGTATCCTGACAAGCCGCGGAGGCCGGACCAGCCATGCTGCACTGGTTGCGCGCCAGTTTGGGAAGCCTGCCGTGGTCGGTGTTTCCAAACTGGAAATAGACATGGGGAAACGACAGATTTTTGTGAAAAACAGTGTCATCCACGAAGGTGACTGGATATCCATTGACGGTACGGCCGGAGAGGTCTATTTAGGAAAACTAGAAACGGTGGTGCCTGATATTGAAGATCCGTACCTGATGAAAATTCTCTCCTGGGCCGATTCATTTCGTACCCTTGGTGTGTGGACCAATGCCGACTATCCGGAAGACGCCCATCGTGCCCGTCAATACGGTGCCGAAGGCATCGGCCTGTGCCGTACCGAGCATATGTTTTTTGACGCAGAGCGACTGCCCCATATACATAAGATGATTATGACCGATCTGCCCATTGAACGGCGGGAGGCTTTGGATGCGCTTCTTCCCTTTCAGCGTGATGATTTTGCCGGCCTTTTCCGGGCGATGGATGGTCTGCCAGTCATTACCCGTTTGATTGATCCGCCGCTGCATGAATTTTTACCCAACCACATTGACCTCATGCGGGAGTTGACTGACCTCAAACTACGCTTAAAGCATGCCGGGACTCTGGAAGATGTGAATAACCTATTGGGAAAAATCAGCGAAAAGGAGCGCATACTTAAAAGGGTGGAAAGTTTAAGAGAGGATAATCCGATGCTGGGCCTGCGAGGTGTTCGCCTGGGCATCCAGATTCCTGAACTGACCATCATGCAGGTGCGCGCTATCTTTGAAGCGGCATGTTTGGTGACCAAGGAAGGCGTCGAGGTTCATCCCGAGGTAATGATTCCCCTGACCAGTCATGCCAACGAGCTTAAGGTCCAACGAGAGATTCTCGAATCCGAGGCCAAAAAGGTGATGGACGAACAGGACACCCAGGTCGATTACAAATTCGGAACCATGATTGAGATACCGCGGGCCGCACTTACAGCAGATAAAATGGCCGAATTTGCCTCTTTTATATCTTTCGGAACCAACGACCTGACCCAGACCACCTTTGGTATTTCCCGGGACGATGCGGAAGCTGGATTTTTAATTCAATACATGGAAGACAAAATATTGCCGGATAATCCATTTGCCACCATAGATCTCGAGGGTGTGGGTGCATTGATGGAAATGGCAATCAAGAAAGGCCGCAGTGTAAATCCCGACCTTGAATGTGGTATCTGCGGGGAACACGGGGGGGATCCCAAATCTATTGCGCTGTGTCACAAACTCGGTTTAAACTATGTTTCCTGCTCCACATTTCGTGTGCCCATCGCCAGGCTGGCAGCTGCTCACGCAGCATTACGCGGATAA
- a CDS encoding transglutaminase domain-containing protein translates to MKKTASKKIGFLGAIKTLSNLLVFFSVGTILLYKCSVGTGEPLKPTVAKDAQPRKGIVYIYDSKHKVGSDGFDRYLRNSKGKLKRTAPTTWLYRKKLYTLTALGTDFKHHVANAYLIGFSPFETEKLWIPMQTLASRLKYKTDKKQFKGMVDVWQTSKQAFYWLRGDCEDHAVLLADWLIEMGYDARVVLGNYKKNGHAWVVLFYGQKTYIIEATNKKSRRSYPLANKRPNYKPAFMFNRDFFWKNTGTVLTTVYDDRKWEIVSSFKEIQRAKQENPV, encoded by the coding sequence ATGAAAAAAACCGCTTCCAAAAAAATCGGGTTTTTGGGGGCGATAAAAACCCTATCCAACCTGTTGGTGTTTTTTAGTGTAGGCACCATACTGTTGTATAAATGCAGCGTTGGGACAGGAGAACCGTTAAAACCGACGGTTGCAAAAGATGCACAGCCGCGCAAAGGGATAGTATATATCTATGATTCAAAGCACAAAGTCGGCTCCGACGGGTTTGATCGCTACTTGAGAAATTCCAAGGGCAAACTTAAACGCACAGCCCCTACCACCTGGCTTTATCGCAAAAAGCTATATACCCTCACCGCTCTCGGGACGGATTTTAAACACCACGTTGCCAATGCATACCTCATCGGTTTTTCTCCCTTTGAAACTGAAAAACTCTGGATACCGATGCAAACTCTGGCGTCCAGGCTAAAATACAAAACAGATAAAAAACAGTTTAAAGGTATGGTGGATGTATGGCAAACATCCAAACAGGCGTTCTACTGGCTAAGAGGAGACTGCGAAGACCATGCGGTTTTGCTTGCCGACTGGCTGATTGAAATGGGATATGACGCCAGGGTGGTGCTGGGAAACTACAAAAAGAACGGCCATGCATGGGTGGTGCTGTTTTATGGCCAAAAGACGTATATTATAGAAGCCACCAATAAGAAGAGCAGAAGAAGTTACCCACTGGCAAATAAACGGCCCAACTATAAGCCGGCCTTCATGTTTAATCGGGATTTCTTCTGGAAAAATACAGGTACCGTATTAACCACTGTCTATGATGACCGTAAATGGGAAATAGTATCCTCTTTTAAAGAAATACAACGGGCTAAGCAGGAAAATCCGGTTTAA
- a CDS encoding DUF350 domain-containing protein has product MFETQFFISTAVSLVINLFYTILALFIGIAGLKLVDYKLLKSIDLEDEIKNGNLAAAIFASTILIFVAVIVSFGLKG; this is encoded by the coding sequence ATGTTTGAAACTCAATTTTTTATTTCAACCGCCGTTAGTCTCGTGATCAACCTGTTTTACACCATCCTGGCACTTTTCATCGGAATTGCCGGGCTGAAATTGGTCGATTATAAATTGCTGAAATCGATTGACCTTGAAGATGAGATTAAAAACGGCAACCTTGCTGCCGCAATTTTTGCTTCTACTATTTTAATTTTCGTGGCAGTCATTGTATCTTTTGGATTAAAAGGATAG